The following coding sequences are from one Bradyrhizobium sp. 200 window:
- a CDS encoding 3-hydroxyacyl-ACP dehydratase FabZ family protein, which produces MNLDYFTLIDRIVDLNLDEKKITVEAQVPASHTIFEGHFPGFPIMPGVLLTEAMAQSSGWLILGALKFQRMPFLAIIKESKMRGFVSPGQLLTIEAKLEHEGSGFAVTKAKIRIGKELKCSAELTFGLAPFPDPALRVHMDAKANEIGFPLQAITHD; this is translated from the coding sequence ATGAACCTTGATTACTTCACGCTGATCGATCGCATCGTCGACCTCAACCTCGACGAGAAGAAAATCACGGTCGAGGCGCAGGTTCCGGCGTCGCATACCATCTTCGAGGGGCATTTTCCGGGCTTCCCGATCATGCCCGGCGTGCTGCTGACCGAAGCGATGGCGCAAAGCTCCGGCTGGCTGATACTCGGCGCTCTGAAGTTCCAGCGCATGCCGTTTCTGGCCATCATAAAGGAATCCAAGATGCGGGGGTTCGTCAGTCCCGGTCAGTTGCTGACGATCGAGGCGAAGCTCGAGCACGAAGGCTCCGGCTTTGCCGTCACAAAGGCAAAAATACGCATCGGCAAGGAGTTGAAGTGCAGCGCTGAACTAACCTTCGGCCTTGCCCCCTTCCCCGACCCGGCCTTGCGCGTGCACATGGACGCGAAGGCCAACGAGATCGGCTTCCCACTTCAGGCTATAACGCATGACTGA
- a CDS encoding acyl carrier protein, translating into MSSTFDQIANIIAETCDIPRDTIKPESHAIDDLGIDSLDFLDIAFAIDKAFGIKMPLEKWTQEVNDGKATTEQYFVLQNLADRIDELVAAKNAAPGA; encoded by the coding sequence ATGTCTTCCACATTCGATCAGATCGCCAACATTATCGCGGAGACCTGCGACATTCCGCGCGACACGATCAAGCCGGAGAGCCACGCCATCGACGATCTGGGTATCGACAGCCTGGACTTCCTCGACATCGCCTTTGCCATCGACAAGGCGTTCGGGATCAAGATGCCGCTCGAAAAATGGACCCAGGAGGTCAACGACGGCAAGGCCACGACCGAGCAGTATTTCGTGCTGCAAAATCTCGCCGATCGGATCGACGAACTGGTCGCCGCCAAGAATGCAGCGCCGGGCGCCTAG
- a CDS encoding lipid A biosynthesis lauroyl acyltransferase, whose protein sequence is MNRLLLRTKARLRDAAKPVAELAVGALTIALLRTTRYFDPDKTANFFGRVTRFIGRRLREDRIGRENLKAAFPEKSPEEIETILAGVWDNLGRIGAEFAHLDHIWDYDLDHPDKPSRIEFTPRTKQIFDHLRDDGKPAIIFASHLGNWEIPALGAVAHGLDCAILFRRPNIESADRAIERIRAVKMGTLVPAGREAPLKLAEALQRGQHVAMLVDQYMGNGVEVTFFGRKTKANPTLARLLRQVECPVHGVRIIRLPNHRFRAELSEAVKPVRDAAGQIDIQGTMQAVTSVIEGWVREYPDQWLWLHRRWR, encoded by the coding sequence ATGAACCGCCTGCTCCTACGCACCAAGGCGCGCCTGCGCGACGCCGCCAAGCCGGTGGCGGAATTAGCCGTCGGCGCGCTGACGATCGCGCTGTTGCGCACCACGCGCTATTTCGATCCGGACAAGACCGCCAACTTCTTCGGCCGCGTCACCCGCTTCATCGGACGAAGACTGCGCGAGGACCGCATCGGGCGCGAGAACCTCAAGGCCGCCTTCCCTGAGAAATCGCCGGAAGAGATCGAAACCATTTTGGCCGGGGTCTGGGACAATCTCGGCCGCATCGGCGCCGAGTTCGCCCATCTCGATCACATCTGGGACTACGACCTCGACCATCCGGACAAGCCGAGCCGCATTGAGTTCACCCCGCGGACCAAGCAGATCTTCGATCACCTGCGGGACGACGGCAAGCCGGCGATTATCTTCGCAAGCCATCTCGGCAATTGGGAAATCCCCGCGCTCGGCGCGGTCGCCCATGGGCTGGATTGCGCGATCCTGTTCCGCCGGCCGAACATTGAATCCGCCGACCGCGCCATCGAACGGATCCGCGCCGTCAAGATGGGCACGCTGGTGCCGGCCGGCCGCGAGGCGCCGCTCAAGCTTGCCGAGGCGCTGCAAAGGGGCCAGCACGTCGCGATGCTGGTCGATCAATACATGGGCAACGGCGTCGAGGTGACGTTCTTCGGCCGCAAGACCAAGGCCAACCCGACCCTGGCGCGGCTGCTGCGGCAGGTCGAATGCCCCGTGCACGGCGTGCGCATCATCCGCCTGCCCAACCACCGCTTCCGCGCCGAACTGTCCGAAGCGGTCAAGCCGGTGCGCGACGCCGCGGGCCAGATCGACATCCAGGGCACGATGCAGGCGGTGACGTCAGTGATCGAGGGCTGGGTGCGGGAGTATCCGGACCAGTGGCTGTGGCTGCACCGGAGGTGGCGGTAG
- a CDS encoding RHS repeat-associated core domain-containing protein, producing MNRACSFFMLSFEIAISAAHRFPANYQRIALLSILLIFSSGPVAHAQTETVNQPPTFSLEMGTPVSIEEADASLRAQMPESASQPAGQGTVAGASALSGLSAAQTCPGGSSSQPVEIITLAASLKCDIDLIFEYVYNNIEYEPLFGSNKGPLGTLLDLRGSDSDQVQLFTALLTAAGYSSSQFNIQYGNIRLNGAQASGWLGVKNDGNAISKLIANGGIPQQNLSVNGDGTLNRIDVAHVWVQVQINSTNYVFDPSFKLHTVTTGLSNLGAVLGYTQSAFLSAAGGSTDSTSIWNINRSNIRAGLTTYANNLIGYINNYNKTNSAALTTQDIVGGKIIQYLTGSPLRLTALPTLSPSQPAGWPQNWGSSVPDAYRTCFTISMPGVTQMPCGSASSQTIKLFSDQTYGHRITISSVPSGANYVPTLLIDGAAPPNGQNTGTALSSGSWTVKVCILHPYTSPNVNVCGDLSIKVGGFFLIGAGWGQVGRGMVEKHRRLLIQAQAGNAATSEVVLGESLAVINYTWLAEVAAGQQLGDAIGKVTTQYHHGVGITGQAQIQNTNMQGPYVDLPLNSLSLQPQTNFSGSGLPPATFGPFFTAAGVVSSLESAVLEQTQAAVTGIQAASTVRLVDLNAATAARTYFVEGTASGLAAYFAPTTGIRANLVNGNYQPSDLSAIDCQVSSNCTASGTSTGRQLLLPASGNIGVNQWHGAGYSVITQTTNSISISQKISGGLSGGYAGNPVTPQQLSQSSAAQIPPAPANPQISSSSFANISSTLSQFISDPVDAVTGAYAYQRTDLTTGGGAFPYALSFGRSYSSARNLVPSTLGKGWAHSLNISASRSSDPFAGFGESSPISAAAAIAANYVSQDLLSGTKTAQMVTVAWMVNRWLTDQLTNNSVAITWPNTSEQFILLPHIDGSATATYAAPLGSAVVLTGSAPDTYGNFTTFSYLNKDQSLLTFNSVASAASGGIANWTSPNGTNVAFAYGYTFNGTNYLSSVTNNLGRSLTLSYSDAQVSSVTDDTGRAVSYGYDANKNLTSSVDPLHFGTTYAYDGDSRLTQIFYPANPATAFFTNVYDALGRVNLQADAYSNWSTFYLAGSRTEFIDAAGDRHVTYQTQRGRIIKDAYALTNSAGSIFNDTPQQDGVVNVTTNQYDGMDRLIKVTAPGTGSTSYTYDPNGNVLSITAIPKPGSPLASLVTTYSYDPVFNKPISVTDPLGLVTSMSYDGAGNLISSVADVGSSPHFNARTNFAYNNFGKVVSTTDPLGTVTQFSYNGFGNATEIVRDAGAGRLNQKTLFGYSALGDVVEITDPRGNITKSTYDAARQSVSATAPSGLVSTNIYDPNGQIVQTQQSINGAVLRSTAATYTLTGKTATATDANGNTTRYSYDLLDRVASVKDAMGRVASYGYDALSRKIAVSNPAIQGSPLLQQSYTPDGQFASLTDANNHVTSFAYDRFNRLATTTYPLGSTETLTYDADNNVLTRKTRANQTISFAYDTLNRLKTRTPPSPAPVVSYAYDLAGRLTGISDTSAAIAAAVPPSGTSVQYSTSLGYDAMNRPTAVTWSPAPSAAGPTAGSVTFAHSYNKVNQRTGQTVTDNTWFNYPAASASTVSYTANALNQYTAVGAVTPTYDGNGNLTSDGTFTFGYDAENRLTSASGAGNTASYTYDAQGRRKTKTVNGTTTVFVTDAGNREVLEYDGASGAVLRWYAYGLGPNNVLNQMNVAAATRATLVPDILGSVIGSLDSGSSVLSKVGYLPYGKSASVGPFGYTGQRVDVETSGSYYYRARHYSPIWGRFFQADPIGYVGGVNLYAYVGNDPLNATDPDGRVKDTVAGWMNTPVTSGAYPIENQPSLSSCGICVAQPLLATSLDYADVGTTTRPYTVGDIAQAGLGLASIAAIGTTGRLGRAASGLGDLTVSEVRQIQSVVNQAGRPLEVVGSAARGARNAASDIDYIVPPSSAKYFEGLESRLPSIDPKHGIIPGVGNPHAGPVIRFEPQ from the coding sequence ATGAACCGTGCATGCAGCTTCTTTATGCTTTCATTTGAAATTGCCATATCGGCAGCCCACCGATTTCCCGCGAATTACCAACGAATTGCCCTTCTTTCTATCCTTCTTATCTTTTCCAGTGGACCCGTTGCGCATGCGCAAACGGAAACGGTAAATCAACCACCAACCTTTTCCCTGGAAATGGGCACCCCGGTTTCGATCGAAGAAGCTGATGCGAGCTTGCGTGCACAGATGCCGGAATCGGCAAGTCAGCCTGCCGGCCAGGGGACCGTCGCGGGCGCCTCTGCTCTGAGTGGTTTGTCGGCGGCCCAAACATGTCCCGGCGGGTCGTCGTCTCAACCGGTCGAAATCATCACCTTGGCGGCTTCGCTCAAATGCGACATCGATCTGATTTTTGAATATGTCTACAACAACATCGAATATGAGCCGCTGTTCGGCAGCAATAAGGGTCCTCTTGGAACACTTCTCGACCTGCGCGGAAGCGACAGCGATCAGGTTCAACTCTTTACTGCGCTGCTTACAGCCGCGGGATACTCGTCATCCCAATTCAACATTCAGTACGGGAACATCCGCCTGAACGGGGCTCAGGCAAGTGGATGGCTCGGCGTCAAGAATGACGGCAACGCCATTTCCAAACTGATTGCAAACGGCGGTATCCCGCAACAAAACCTCAGCGTGAATGGGGATGGAACACTCAATCGCATAGACGTTGCCCACGTCTGGGTTCAAGTCCAGATCAACAGCACCAATTATGTGTTTGATCCAAGTTTCAAGCTACACACCGTCACGACAGGCCTGAGCAACCTTGGTGCGGTGCTCGGGTATACGCAAAGCGCATTTCTTTCTGCCGCTGGAGGTTCGACGGACAGCACGTCGATTTGGAACATCAACCGCTCGAATATCCGCGCGGGCCTCACGACCTACGCAAATAATCTCATCGGCTACATCAACAATTACAACAAGACAAACAGCGCGGCGTTGACCACCCAGGATATCGTCGGCGGCAAAATCATTCAGTATCTCACTGGCTCACCGCTGCGCCTGACGGCCCTGCCAACCCTCTCGCCATCGCAACCGGCCGGCTGGCCTCAGAATTGGGGTTCGAGCGTTCCGGACGCGTACAGGACGTGTTTTACAATATCGATGCCGGGGGTCACACAGATGCCTTGCGGGTCCGCATCGAGTCAAACGATCAAACTCTTCTCCGACCAGACTTACGGGCATCGAATCACCATCTCTTCCGTGCCGAGCGGTGCTAACTATGTCCCGACCTTGCTCATCGATGGTGCGGCACCTCCCAACGGGCAAAATACCGGGACGGCGCTTTCGAGCGGCTCTTGGACTGTCAAGGTCTGCATCTTGCATCCGTATACCTCTCCCAACGTCAACGTTTGCGGCGACCTCTCAATCAAGGTCGGGGGGTTTTTCCTGATCGGCGCCGGGTGGGGACAGGTCGGCCGCGGCATGGTCGAGAAACATCGCCGATTATTGATCCAGGCTCAGGCAGGCAATGCAGCCACGTCCGAGGTGGTGTTGGGCGAGAGCCTTGCCGTAATCAACTATACCTGGCTGGCGGAAGTGGCTGCCGGGCAACAACTCGGTGATGCGATCGGGAAGGTCACCACCCAATACCATCATGGCGTGGGTATTACCGGGCAGGCGCAAATTCAGAACACGAACATGCAGGGACCGTATGTCGATTTGCCGCTCAATTCCCTTTCCCTGCAGCCGCAGACCAATTTTTCCGGCAGCGGACTGCCGCCTGCCACATTCGGTCCATTCTTTACGGCCGCCGGCGTGGTGAGTTCGCTGGAGTCTGCGGTATTGGAGCAAACACAGGCTGCCGTCACGGGAATCCAGGCAGCTTCCACGGTACGGTTGGTAGATTTAAACGCAGCAACCGCCGCGAGGACATACTTCGTTGAGGGAACCGCAAGCGGATTGGCCGCCTATTTCGCGCCCACGACCGGCATTCGTGCGAACCTTGTTAACGGCAATTATCAACCCAGCGATCTCAGCGCCATCGATTGTCAGGTATCGTCAAATTGCACTGCCTCCGGAACATCCACTGGCAGGCAGTTGCTCTTGCCTGCCAGTGGCAATATCGGCGTTAACCAGTGGCACGGCGCGGGGTATTCTGTAATAACGCAAACGACCAACTCCATCAGCATCTCCCAGAAGATCAGCGGCGGATTGAGTGGCGGTTATGCCGGCAATCCGGTAACGCCTCAGCAGCTATCGCAAAGCTCGGCAGCGCAAATTCCTCCCGCCCCGGCCAACCCGCAAATCTCTTCGTCCTCATTTGCAAATATTTCCTCTACACTATCGCAATTCATTTCGGATCCCGTGGACGCTGTCACCGGCGCATACGCCTACCAGCGCACGGACTTGACCACTGGCGGCGGAGCCTTCCCTTACGCCCTCTCCTTCGGTCGATCATACAGCTCAGCCCGGAATCTGGTCCCCAGTACGCTCGGCAAGGGGTGGGCGCATAGTCTGAACATCTCCGCGTCGCGCAGCAGCGACCCATTCGCAGGCTTCGGTGAGAGCTCTCCTATCAGTGCCGCCGCGGCCATCGCCGCGAATTATGTATCGCAGGATCTGCTATCCGGCACCAAGACGGCGCAAATGGTGACGGTCGCGTGGATGGTCAATCGCTGGCTGACCGACCAACTCACCAACAATTCCGTCGCCATCACGTGGCCCAACACGAGCGAGCAGTTTATTCTGCTGCCGCATATCGACGGTAGTGCGACGGCAACATACGCTGCCCCACTGGGTTCGGCCGTTGTTTTGACCGGATCGGCGCCGGACACCTACGGCAATTTCACCACGTTCAGTTACCTGAACAAGGATCAGTCGCTGCTGACGTTTAACTCCGTCGCCTCGGCTGCTTCCGGCGGCATTGCCAACTGGACATCTCCGAACGGAACGAACGTCGCGTTCGCGTATGGCTACACGTTCAATGGCACGAACTATCTGAGCAGCGTCACCAACAATCTTGGCCGAAGCCTTACGCTGAGCTATTCCGACGCTCAAGTCAGCAGCGTTACAGACGACACCGGTCGCGCGGTCAGCTACGGCTACGATGCAAACAAAAATTTGACGAGCTCCGTCGATCCGCTTCACTTCGGGACGACCTATGCCTACGACGGCGACAGCCGCCTGACACAGATCTTCTACCCCGCAAATCCTGCGACTGCATTCTTCACGAACGTCTACGACGCGCTGGGTCGCGTCAATCTGCAGGCGGATGCCTACAGCAACTGGTCGACGTTTTATCTGGCAGGCTCCCGCACCGAATTTATCGATGCCGCGGGTGACAGACACGTCACATACCAGACGCAGCGTGGAAGGATCATCAAGGATGCTTACGCGCTGACCAACAGCGCCGGAAGCATATTCAATGACACCCCTCAACAGGACGGCGTCGTCAACGTAACGACAAATCAGTATGACGGGATGGACCGCCTTATCAAGGTCACCGCTCCGGGAACTGGCAGCACCTCATATACCTACGATCCCAACGGAAACGTGCTGAGCATCACGGCCATTCCGAAGCCGGGATCACCGCTCGCGTCACTGGTGACCACGTATAGCTACGATCCTGTTTTCAACAAGCCCATCAGTGTCACCGATCCGCTCGGCCTGGTCACGTCGATGAGTTACGACGGGGCCGGCAACCTGATCAGTTCGGTTGCTGACGTTGGCAGTTCGCCGCATTTCAATGCACGCACCAATTTCGCCTACAACAATTTCGGCAAGGTCGTCAGCACGACCGATCCGCTCGGCACTGTGACGCAATTTTCCTACAACGGCTTCGGTAACGCGACCGAGATCGTGCGCGATGCCGGTGCCGGCCGCCTCAATCAGAAGACCTTATTCGGCTATAGTGCGCTGGGCGATGTCGTCGAGATCACCGATCCGCGGGGCAACATTACAAAGAGCACCTATGACGCCGCCCGGCAATCGGTCTCGGCGACCGCGCCGAGCGGCCTCGTTTCCACGAACATCTACGATCCAAACGGGCAGATCGTCCAAACGCAGCAGTCCATCAATGGCGCCGTGCTTCGGAGCACGGCCGCGACCTATACGCTGACGGGCAAAACGGCGACGGCGACTGACGCCAATGGGAATACCACCCGCTACAGCTACGACCTGCTCGATCGCGTTGCCAGCGTGAAAGACGCCATGGGCAGGGTGGCGAGCTACGGCTATGACGCATTAAGCCGGAAGATCGCCGTCTCGAACCCAGCAATTCAGGGATCGCCGCTGCTGCAGCAAAGCTACACGCCGGACGGGCAGTTCGCGAGCCTGACGGATGCCAACAACCACGTCACGAGCTTTGCCTACGACCGCTTCAACCGCCTCGCGACAACGACCTATCCGCTCGGCAGCACGGAGACGCTGACCTACGATGCCGACAATAACGTCCTGACGCGCAAGACGCGCGCCAACCAGACGATCTCCTTCGCCTACGATACGCTGAACCGGCTGAAGACCAGGACGCCGCCCTCCCCGGCGCCGGTGGTGAGCTACGCTTACGACCTCGCCGGACGCCTGACCGGCATCAGCGACACCAGCGCGGCGATTGCCGCCGCAGTGCCGCCATCCGGGACATCGGTGCAGTACAGCACGAGCCTTGGCTATGATGCGATGAACCGGCCAACTGCCGTGACCTGGAGCCCGGCTCCATCAGCGGCGGGGCCGACCGCCGGCAGCGTCACCTTTGCGCACAGCTACAACAAGGTGAACCAGCGGACCGGCCAGACAGTGACCGACAACACCTGGTTCAACTATCCCGCCGCTTCGGCGAGCACGGTGAGCTACACCGCCAACGCGCTCAACCAATATACCGCGGTCGGCGCGGTGACGCCGACCTATGACGGCAACGGCAACCTCACCTCGGACGGCACCTTCACGTTTGGCTATGATGCCGAGAACCGGCTGACCTCGGCCAGCGGCGCCGGCAACACCGCAAGCTATACCTACGATGCGCAGGGCCGCCGCAAGACCAAGACGGTGAACGGGACGACGACGGTGTTTGTTACAGACGCCGGCAATCGCGAGGTGCTGGAATACGATGGTGCCAGCGGAGCGGTCCTGCGCTGGTATGCGTACGGGCTCGGGCCGAACAATGTGCTGAACCAGATGAACGTGGCAGCGGCGACCCGGGCGACACTGGTGCCGGATATTCTGGGATCAGTGATAGGTTCGCTAGATTCAGGTTCAAGTGTGCTGAGCAAGGTCGGTTATCTTCCCTATGGCAAAAGCGCCAGCGTGGGTCCGTTCGGCTACACGGGTCAACGCGTCGATGTGGAAACCAGCGGATCCTATTACTACCGTGCGCGGCACTACTCGCCGATATGGGGGCGGTTCTTCCAAGCGGACCCGATCGGATATGTTGGGGGCGTCAATCTATACGCCTACGTCGGCAATGATCCGCTGAACGCTACCGATCCCGATGGTCGAGTAAAGGATACAGTGGCAGGTTGGATGAATACCCCGGTCACAAGCGGAGCTTATCCAATCGAGAATCAACCGAGCCTTTCATCATGCGGGATTTGTGTGGCGCAGCCGCTGCTTGCGACCTCTCTCGACTACGCTGATGTAGGGACTACAACGCGGCCCTATACGGTCGGCGACATTGCTCAAGCCGGGCTGGGTCTAGCCTCAATTGCTGCTATCGGAACAACGGGGAGACTCGGGAGGGCCGCTTCTGGGCTCGGGGACTTAACAGTTAGTGAGGTGAGGCAGATACAATCGGTCGTCAATCAAGCGGGAAGACCGCTGGAGGTCGTCGGTTCCGCTGCAAGAGGAGCACGAAACGCGGCAAGTGACATTGATTATATTGTACCGCCCTCCAGCGCAAAGTATTTTGAAGGACTTGAGAGTCGGCTTCCCAGCATTGATCCTAAGCATGGCATTATCCCTGGGGTGGGAAATCCGCATGCTGGCCCTGTCATTAGATTTGAACCTCAGTGA
- a CDS encoding RHS repeat domain-containing protein produces the protein MTALCNPNAFLIRLLAAFAAGALAVMTLTPVCAANGSVAYTYDALGRVTTASYDTGVCIIYTYDPNGNRLSETINVTAAGGTGVWGCFNWNASGGAKWGN, from the coding sequence ATGACTGCCCTATGCAATCCAAATGCATTTCTGATCCGGTTGTTAGCAGCCTTTGCCGCTGGCGCTCTTGCAGTCATGACATTGACGCCGGTCTGCGCGGCCAACGGCTCCGTGGCCTATACCTACGATGCGCTCGGTCGCGTCACGACGGCCAGTTACGACACCGGCGTCTGCATCATCTACACGTACGACCCCAACGGAAACCGTCTCTCCGAGACCATCAACGTCACCGCCGCCGGCGGAACTGGCGTGTGGGGTTGCTTCAACTGGAATGCCAGCGGAGGCGCGAAGTGGGGTAACTGA
- a CDS encoding beta-ketoacyl-ACP synthase: MTEPKSAPAKEVWITGIGIVSSLGEGLDAHWDALNAKKINVDDKRFAPYIVHPLAPVTFDAQIPKKGDQRQMEAWQRIGTYAAGLALDSAGIKGDKEILGRTDMIVAAGGGERDLAVDLAIMTADAKGNSSPAFLNERLMNDLRPTLFLAQLSNLLAGNIAIVHGVCGTSRTFMGEEAASIDAARIALARIESGQSDIALVGAAHNGERSDLLVLYEFGDFNLKEKFAPVWQREGKNGFALGSAGCFLVLESREHAEARGAKPYARLTKVVADLAQRKQPGAVTKSLEALWPKLGVAGNSGNLITGATGAEPVTSEEKAFLRQHPGFAVRATGTMFGHTLETQFPLGLALAALSLSRGALFPPNDPTGIEVEKAGSPDQIVVVGAGHWQGEGMALVEAVK, from the coding sequence ATGACTGAGCCAAAATCCGCGCCCGCCAAGGAAGTCTGGATCACCGGCATCGGCATCGTCTCCTCGCTCGGCGAAGGGCTGGACGCGCATTGGGATGCGCTGAACGCAAAGAAGATCAACGTCGACGACAAGCGGTTTGCGCCCTACATCGTGCATCCGCTGGCGCCGGTGACCTTCGACGCCCAGATCCCGAAAAAGGGCGATCAGCGCCAGATGGAAGCCTGGCAGCGCATCGGCACCTATGCCGCGGGGCTGGCGCTGGATTCGGCCGGCATCAAAGGCGACAAGGAAATTCTGGGGCGGACGGACATGATCGTCGCCGCCGGCGGCGGCGAGCGCGACCTCGCGGTCGACCTCGCCATCATGACCGCCGACGCCAAGGGCAATTCCAGCCCCGCCTTTCTCAACGAACGGCTGATGAACGATCTGCGGCCGACGCTGTTCCTGGCGCAGCTCTCCAACCTGCTCGCCGGCAACATCGCCATCGTGCACGGCGTCTGCGGCACGTCGCGCACCTTCATGGGCGAGGAAGCCGCCTCCATCGACGCGGCGCGGATCGCGCTGGCACGGATCGAATCCGGGCAGAGCGACATCGCCCTGGTCGGCGCCGCCCATAATGGCGAACGATCCGATCTCCTGGTGCTCTATGAATTCGGCGACTTCAACCTGAAGGAAAAATTCGCACCCGTGTGGCAGCGCGAAGGCAAAAACGGTTTTGCGCTCGGCTCCGCCGGCTGTTTTCTGGTGCTGGAATCCCGCGAGCATGCCGAAGCGCGCGGCGCCAAGCCCTATGCAAGACTGACCAAGGTGGTCGCCGACCTCGCGCAGCGCAAGCAGCCCGGCGCGGTGACCAAATCGCTGGAAGCGCTGTGGCCAAAACTCGGCGTCGCCGGCAACAGCGGAAACCTGATCACGGGCGCGACCGGCGCCGAGCCGGTGACGTCTGAAGAAAAGGCGTTCCTGCGCCAGCATCCGGGCTTTGCCGTGCGCGCCACCGGAACGATGTTCGGCCATACGCTGGAGACCCAGTTTCCGCTGGGCCTGGCGCTGGCCGCGCTTTCGCTCTCCCGCGGCGCGCTGTTTCCACCCAACGATCCGACCGGGATCGAGGTTGAAAAGGCGGGTAGTCCGGACCAGATTGTGGTGGTGGGGGCCGGTCACTGGCAGGGCGAAGGCATGGCCCTGGTCGAGGCCGTCAAGTAG
- a CDS encoding beta-ketoacyl-ACP synthase — protein MSAPSDKFGRPIVVVTGMGVVTSLGAGKTDNWRKLTAGESGIRTVTRFPVDGLKSTMAGTVDFVTVDPVTSTGLTERLAEMATEEALEQAAIGAKADFPGPLFLAVAPVEVEWPQRLELGRAIGKTEFGYDDMLRLSGGGRFTAYHHRFMFGSVASHLAESFGTKGSPISLSTACASGATAIQLGVEAIRRGDADAALCVATDGSVNPEALVRFSLLSALSTQNDPPHAASKPFSKNRDGFVMAEGAGAMVLESYESAIGRGAKILGVVAGCGELTDSFHRTRSSPDGKPIIGCMRKTLADAGLEPEQIDHINAHGTATPENDKMEYNTTAVVFGEHLPKIPVSSNKSMVGHTISAAGAVEAVFSLLTLEHQRIPPTINYQVPDPAILFDVVGNTARDARVTAVMSNSFGFGGQNASLILTREPA, from the coding sequence ATGTCAGCACCATCAGATAAATTCGGCAGGCCGATCGTCGTCGTCACCGGCATGGGCGTGGTGACGTCGCTCGGCGCCGGCAAGACGGACAATTGGCGCAAGCTGACCGCGGGCGAGTCCGGCATCCGCACCGTGACGCGCTTTCCGGTCGACGGGTTGAAATCGACCATGGCGGGCACGGTCGATTTCGTCACCGTCGATCCCGTCACCTCGACGGGATTGACCGAGCGACTGGCGGAAATGGCCACCGAAGAAGCGCTCGAACAGGCCGCGATCGGCGCCAAGGCCGATTTTCCCGGGCCGTTGTTCCTGGCGGTAGCGCCGGTCGAGGTCGAATGGCCGCAGCGGCTCGAACTCGGACGCGCGATCGGCAAGACCGAATTCGGCTATGACGACATGCTGCGCCTCAGCGGCGGCGGCCGGTTCACGGCCTACCATCACCGTTTCATGTTCGGTTCAGTGGCAAGCCATCTGGCCGAAAGTTTCGGCACCAAGGGCTCGCCGATCTCGCTCTCCACCGCCTGCGCCTCCGGCGCGACCGCGATCCAGCTCGGCGTCGAGGCGATCCGCCGCGGCGATGCCGACGCTGCGCTGTGCGTGGCGACCGACGGCTCGGTCAATCCGGAAGCGCTGGTGCGGTTCTCGCTATTGTCGGCGCTGTCGACGCAGAACGATCCGCCGCACGCCGCCTCAAAGCCGTTCTCGAAGAACCGCGACGGTTTTGTCATGGCGGAAGGCGCCGGCGCGATGGTGCTGGAAAGCTATGAGTCGGCCATCGGCCGCGGCGCGAAAATTCTCGGCGTGGTCGCCGGTTGCGGCGAGCTGACGGATTCGTTCCACCGCACCCGCTCCAGCCCGGACGGCAAGCCGATCATCGGCTGCATGCGCAAGACGCTGGCCGATGCCGGCCTGGAGCCGGAACAGATCGACCACATCAACGCGCACGGCACCGCGACGCCGGAAAACGACAAGATGGAGTACAACACGACGGCGGTCGTGTTCGGCGAGCATCTGCCGAAGATTCCGGTGTCGTCGAACAAGTCGATGGTCGGCCATACGATCTCGGCGGCCGGCGCGGTCGAGGCCGTGTTCTCGCTGCTGACGCTGGAGCACCAGCGGATTCCGCCGACCATCAATTACCAGGTTCCGGATCCGGCGATCCTGTTCGATGTGGTCGGCAACACCGCGCGCGACGCCCGCGTCACTGCTGTGATGTCCAACTCGTTCGGTTTCGGTGGGCAAAACGCCTCGCTGATCCTGACGCGCGAACCGGCGTAG